CGCGGGAACCGGGTCGAGGCGGTCGCGTTCGATCACGGTGACGTGAGTGAAGGCGTCGGCGAGCACGCGGGCGGCGAGCAGTCCCGCGATACCCGCGCCGATGACGACGGCGTGGCCTGCGACCGGGGTCCGGGTCATGGGGCGTCTCCGGGTACGTAGAAGTGCGGTGGGAGATCGGAGGGCAGGCCGGGGTCGCCGAGGGTGAGGAGCACGTTGTGCCCAATGGCGATGAGGTAGGCCAGGTCCAGGACGGCGACGAGAGCCAGAGTCCGGAAAGCGGTGCGGGTCTTGGGTGTCAGCAGGCTGCTGCCGCGCAGGATGGTGGAGTCGGGTCCTCGTGTGAGGTAGTGGTGGCGAATCAGGAAGGCGAGGTACGACCAGAGGAAGGGCGAGTGCCACAGTCGCAGCGCGGGGAACTGGTACCAGTGGCCGGGGAACAGCGCCAGTGCCGGAAGCACGTTGGTGGTGGCGTAGGAGGCTCCGCCCACGACGATGTAGAGGTATTCCAGTGGCCAGTCGATCAGGTAGCACGAGCCGAGCGCGAGCAGCGCGAATCGGGTGGCGCTGATGTCCGGTCTGTGGCGGACGATCCGGTTCATCAGCCACGCGGTCGCCAAGGGGCAGATCACCATGGCTCCGTGGCTGATCGGGCCCGAGGTGATCAGTCCGACCCGGTATTGCGTGTCGGCGTCGGGCCATCCCGGGAAGTCGGGGCCCCAGGACGGAGTGAGGGGGAGACCGGTGCTGTAAGTCAGGCTGGGGTGTGGGACACCGAGCAGGGGTTCGACCCAGAACATCGACATGTAGGCGAGCAGCAGTGACGCGTCGAAGGTGAACCTGCGCTGCCTGCGGCACTGCCACGCCACATAGCCGATCAGGCCGAGGAACAGCAGGAGGACCGCTGCCTGAAAGGCCATCAGCGCGAGGAAGCGGCCCTGGGTGAGGCCGTGCTGTCCGACCTGAGGGAGGTGGACGTCGAGGCCGCCGTGGAGCAGCCACCCCCCGACCGACCAGGTCGCCATAGCCAGGCACAGCGCGCCGATCATGGCCCAGCGGGCGACCGGGGTGAGGATCAGCGGCCGTGTCCGGAACTCCGGGGGTTCCGCGTCGGGGCGGACCGGCCTCATGGCTGGCTCACC
This window of the Streptomyces sp. NBC_00237 genome carries:
- a CDS encoding spirocyclase AveC family protein, which produces MRPVRPDAEPPEFRTRPLILTPVARWAMIGALCLAMATWSVGGWLLHGGLDVHLPQVGQHGLTQGRFLALMAFQAAVLLLFLGLIGYVAWQCRRQRRFTFDASLLLAYMSMFWVEPLLGVPHPSLTYSTGLPLTPSWGPDFPGWPDADTQYRVGLITSGPISHGAMVICPLATAWLMNRIVRHRPDISATRFALLALGSCYLIDWPLEYLYIVVGGASYATTNVLPALALFPGHWYQFPALRLWHSPFLWSYLAFLIRHHYLTRGPDSTILRGSSLLTPKTRTAFRTLALVAVLDLAYLIAIGHNVLLTLGDPGLPSDLPPHFYVPGDAP